The Schistocerca piceifrons isolate TAMUIC-IGC-003096 chromosome 11, iqSchPice1.1, whole genome shotgun sequence genome includes the window ACCTTTCTGCGCTAGTTAGTGTTACGCACCTTCGGACCTTACTAATGTTTAATTTGTGTCTCCCACGCTAAAGCCTTCTTGAATGTTTCTGGTGTTGCGGAATGCAGTGTTCATTTGCTCCTTTATCTCTGCACTGTACTTCCACTTGTGTTTGCGTAATCtttcatttaaatatttgaaacaattGACTTAAGTGTTTTGTGGAAAATTTTTAGCGCTAGTTATAAATTGTTTGGGGTAAGATTGCAGATTGCACTATTTATACCTTCGGGGAGTAATTTGGTGCGCTAACTTTACGTTAAATAGTAAGTTCGATGCTGTGTTGCACCGGCAAGACCGCTGCTAAGCTTCCTGCACGATGCGGCGCGGAGCCGGAGGTTCGCGGCATTGTCCCGAGCAGGGTACAGACCGTTTCGCGCACTTTCGCCGCTGCCGAGCTGCCTCGCAGTTCGTTGCCAGGCAGGGGCAGTGTCCGCTCGGAATCCGTCCGTTCTGGCCACGCCGCGGGAGGGAGAGCACTGTCCGTAACGGCCGGAAAGCCCCAAGGTCGCGCCTCCGTAGTGGGGGGAGTGGCGCATGCGCAGTCGGGTGGAAAGAGAGGGGTGGGGGCCGGCACGCCCTCGGAGGGGAGCGCGCGACCACAGATTTCGGCGGGTGGGCGAGATTGTAAAGCACTTTCGGCACCAGATCCGTTGGGAAGTAGAGTTGCAACAGCGCCGGGCCTTTTCGAAGGATGTTCCACCGCGTCTTCGTTGCCCTCGTGGTCCCCGCGGGGTTCCCCCACCCCCGATTTCATCCCCGCGAGTTGGTTCTCCGGGGCAGACTCGCTGCGGAAGCGAGTGCTGACGAAGCGCGCAGCTGCTGCGCTCTCGCGGCCGCGTACGGTGAGCGTGGAACGCTGGGCGTCGGCCACGTTGCCACAGCATCGCGCCGGCGAACGACCGAAGCGCACGCGCTCCCAGCCCGCCCGCCAAGGTCAATCGGCCGCCGGCGGCAGCGCGTTGCGGCCCTGCGCCATTTCGGGCCTTTGTGCGAAGTGCGGCTCTCCGGTGTTGGCTAGCAGCCGAGTGGTGCAGCGTGGTGGGCACGTCGGGCGCTTCGGAGATTGCAGCGGCGAGCCGGCGTCCGCCGGCAGGCAGAGGCGGCCTTTGTGGCGCGAAGTCCGGAGGCTGCGCAAGGCTTTGGAGGCCCTCGACATCTGGGCCGGCGGAACGCGCACAGGTCTGTCTCCAGCGCAGTATTTGATTGCTCTGTTGTTGATATACTGTGTAGGCGTCTATTAAAACTGTCCAGACGGACGCTGGATAAAGTGCACCCACGTGACCTTCCACCTTGCATATTTTCGTTATTCATGTACGATGCTGTTGCGTGGATgctctccacgctactgtatcctgtgcaagacttcctctcagagtaactactgcaacctgcatctatTTGCTCCTGCTTACTTCAttccatctcttggcctccctgttccccccctcccccacacttcGTTCATTACTAAATTGACGTCCCATGAtgcgtcctatcaactgatccattTTTAGTCAATTTATggcaatttttttgtttatttctggtAAGTACCTTGCTCATTAcatgatctccccatctaatcttaagAAGTGTTTTGTAGCACCACGTTTAAGAAGCGTGTCttcactgcttatcgtccatgtcttACGCTTACACCcgtatccgatgttaacaaatgtctcatcAGAAACCCGTTTCTTGTCATTTCTTTCTATATACGCATGATATACGTAAAGGTACTAATCGGAGTCTCTGCTAATTATCGAACGTACGTTTCCTGAATTTTCCTAGCAGTTCTAGTTAGTCCGTTGAAAGAAGCGGAAACCGCAAACATTAGGCTACACACGCATGTTACCACAACCATTATGTGCCGTTCACATTAGTTGATGTGGCCGGTTAACAAAAGTATTACCTTTCAATCTGACGTAGACCATGGGGTACATGCATTGAGGACTGGTAGTGGTTTATTCGACCGGGTATTTTGTGACGATATGAAGATGTCGGCGGAAGAAAGACTAACCCCCACGAGCGTATTCCGTGATATTACACGTTATCTGATAGAATTCAAAAGCAATATCGTAAATTcaacaagacaaaagaaattaCACAGGAGACTTACCTTTGTAGCTGTAGGTTGTAACAGCGTGTAGTGCGTTCGAAGACGTAACTGTGTTACCACAATAATTTCTTCTCAATTGACTTAGAAGGGTCTTCCGCCGACCTGTTCATCTAAGACGTGAGtttaaaagaaggaaaatgtaCTTAAATTATCAATGCCGTAGTACTGTGTTAGAGTGCGCTTCGAAGACAGATCACACGTAATGGACGAGTCTCAGTATTTTTGATGTATGTTACGTACATATATATGTAGAGTAACAGTCCTTTTGCCCGCGGCCCTTCTGTTTCGTGGTGCTCTTGATAATTCGCTAACGTTGAACGTAGCCAGTCTGGTGATAGTATGCGGTAGCCAAACAGTCGATCTATCTTAAATCTACTTGTGGCAAAAATTTTGCCTTTTTTCGGAATGTCGAGATTTCAGAGGCGCTGGTGGAATCGTGTTAGCTTCCCGTCGGTCATCCTGCAAACGTTTGCCAACATTGCACACAACGGAAACGACGGCTACACAGTTATGTGCACTTTCACCCAGACGTTCATTGCCATAGAGCCACGTGTTGTTTGGAAAGTTCCCCCCTCTTCCTTTAGCTGTGCCATTCTCTGCGACTAGTAGTATCAGTCGCACGATTTTCTTTCGTACTCCATTTAATGACCATATGGCCTAAATTAGTAAGGTAGCACGTCTTCATAATTTTGTTCTGGATTGTTTTAAGATTGACATAGATTTCATGTGGCTCATTTCTCGCGGCGACAAACAGAAAAGGCTAAACTGTGTTGAATATTAACTTACATTGTGAACGTGTTATTGTACTCTACTCTTTCCTCTCATTATAAAGCAGATAGGATTGGTTGGGGTTATTTGAGTGTGATGACATAAATCGGGTGTAAAGAACATGTTGCATAATTATTaacttaatgttcgcacatgctcaAATTCTACATATATTCTAAATTTCACAGGAGGCTATAATATGGCGTTGATTTGTGTTGGCCAGTGTTGATACAGTAGCTAAACTCAAGTGTGTGTACATTACACACGTTTTAAACCAAATTTTAATAAAACTTAAGTCTAAAAACTTGTTCAATGCAGCTCTAcaccatgtgcaagcttcttcatctcccagtacctactgcaacctacatccttccgaatctgttcagtgtattcatctcttggtctccctctgatttttaccctctgcacttccctccaataagaaattggtgatcccttgatgccttcgaacgtgtcctaccaaccgataccttcttctcgtAAAGTTGTGCCAAAAGTTTCTCttcccagttttattcagtacctcctcattagttgtgtgatctacccatctaatcttcagtattcttctgtagcaccacatttcaaaagcttctattgtcttatctaaacttccatacatggctacactttactttcaggaaagactttgacacttgaatctatactcgatgttaacaaatttctcttcctcagaagcattttccttgccattgccagtctacattttatatcctctacatcGATCATCATCAGTCACTTTgctgcccaagtaacaaaactcataaACTGctacagtgtctcatttcctaaatctaattccctcagaatcacctgatttcatCCAGCTAtgttctattatcctcattttgcttttgttgattgtcatcttgtatcctccttccaagacactgtccattccattcatctgttcttcagagtcctttgctgcctctgacagaattaaaatgtcgttgGCGAACCTGTTTTCCTGTAGGTGATACATGCTTTTACAACCTTACATTAATCTTTCAGCCACTCCCACCTatccattttgcaattcctgtcactCATTTGTGAGGCTTTTGTATTCtttgtttgcctgcttcattaactgaattttatattttctccttttattaattaaattcagtctcatgtgttacccaaggatttctgctggcCCTCATCTTGTTATGTACtacttcctctgctgccttcactatttcgtctctcaaagctacccatctttCCTTTACTGCAGTCTTTTCACCTGtttttgtcagttgttccctaatgcttgCACTGAAACCATCTACGGCCTCTAGTTCGTTTTCCGATCACATCCCTTTGACACTGAAGAATCTGCAGAAAGGTagaatttaatctacagttcatagccaataaacagtggccagagtccacatctgccattgAAATGTACTGCAATTTAAAATCTGTCCCCTAAATCTgtcttctgtgcaaaattctatcaggtggcttcctctcattccttacccaagtccatattcatctacttactttccttctcttactttcccTACTATCAAATCCCAGTActtcatgactactaaattttcatcttccttaactatttgaatactttctttcatctcatcatacatttcttaaatccattcatctgcagagctagttggcattataaacttgcactactgtggtaggtgtgggcctcTTGTCTGTCGTGgctacagtaatgtgttcactacgctgttcatagtagcttatccacattattatttttttattaattattacaaccactcctgtaacacatctgattttgtatttataaccctgtattcacctgaccagaagtcatgttcatTTTACTTACCTGTCCAATTcagagacctgacattccacgcactgattgatagaatgccagttttttctcctgataacgttgtCCTGAGTAGGCcacacctggagatccaaatgggaggacttctttacctctggaatattttacctgaGAGGTaaatatacagtaaagctgcatgcccttgcttTAAGCTGTTTGCATTATCTCCACAGCAAAgctgtttttgttagtgttacaaggccagatcggtcaatcatccagactgttgccccctgcaactattgaaaagtctgctgcccctcttcaggaaccacatgtttggccCCCTCAAccgatacccatccgttgtgggtGCACCAATGATAGTTAACTGCATCACTGGGGCACACAACCCTCTCCacaaacagcaaggtccatggttcatgggggaaattGTAGGGTATGGTGAGCAATGTTCCCTGTTTCCCTTTCTAAAGCATGCCACATATATTGCGAAagacaaatggttcatatggctctgagcactatgggacttaacatctgtggtcatcagtcccctagaacttagaactacttaaacctaactaacctaaggacatcacacacatccatgccagaggcaggattcgaacctgcgaccatagctgtcacgcggttccagactgaagcgcctttaaccgtacggccacaccggccggcttgcgaaAGGCATACTGCACGTACGACTCAAGTGATCTTGAGAAGATCAGAGAAGTGAAAAGGGAATGTCATCATATGCTGTTCTAAAAATTGCAATATTCCATACGAAACACACAAGCAGTTATCACTAGACCCAGGGACGGAAGTGATGAAActgaagacaaacaaaaaaaaaccattgTGCTACAAGAATTGGCTCAAATTCAGAAATATTATTTACTACAATGCATTAACAAAAAGACTGTGGTAAGATAGTGCAAGAGTACCGGGGATAAATAACAGCATAAGATCTACTCAAGTGGAAACGATATTTAATGTAGTTTCTATCCATACGCAAAGGGAATTGTCATAGGTGGATGGATGATGCAGAATGGATTGATTTTTTCTTGCACCTGTTTTAATGAGAAACTAAAAATTGTTTTGAATGGTGTGTAGTAGATTTTTTGTCACGTAATTAACATTGTTCGTCGTTGAGCTTCTTAGAAACGTAGATATATACTTCCATTGGTTTCATGGACCTGCACTTACATATGATTGGGGTAATTGTAGCATAATAAAACATTAAAGCATGTTTTACTTGAATATTACAGTGTATACCAACATtactacaaaaagggggaaaattGGGTGCAGTTGAACTCGGGGTTATTGTAAGAGAGTCATTATACTTGAGGAAAATGCAGTAGGAAAAATTGTAAAATATCGCCTTGCTAATATATGACGAACTGACAGGAAAATTATATTGTGGTTAAAAGCCATTAAGCTTAAAACTTGGTTCTTTATACTCAAATCACTCCAATTAACCCTATTGTAAGTAACGCCATGGATTAATAAAGACCCTTACATGACAACTGTAAAGCTTCAGAAACCTAGTTCATTGAAAAGGAAAGTGAAATGAAACATGTTTCAGTTGTGCAAAGAAATTTGGCCTGTGTTGTAGATCAGCTAAAAATCCTTAATGTTTGTGCACACAGCTGCTCCAGACTTTCCTTGAATgttgttcatttttaattttttatactaaTCAAACAAGATGTACAGTATTCACACAGGTAAGGAAACTTTACTCTTGGTTgtataaataagaaaatacataCCTAATATGCTGgtggatattttctgaatctggtgCAGTGTGCAGCTCAATTTCTCATGGAATGCCATTCCAAACTGTATTTACAAAGGCCACTCTTGCGGCTCATTATCAGAAATAATTACTTTTGTGAACATGTAGCATGTGATATTGTGATGAATAAAAAGGATTGTTGAACAGATTTGTTGGAAAACTTTCTAACGTGGCTTTGAACATACTACAGCACACTTTCACCAGTAAATGATACAGATTTTATTACTCGTGCATCAGTTAAACTCTCTAGCGTTGACCTTTAATGCAATCTTGACTTGTCAAGCATTTAAAATTCCTGTCCGTTCCATTGAAAAACACTGTAGCGTTAACACAGAGCATTAATATTTATATTGACCTTGCACTAGAAACATCTTGGAGAAGAAAATTTCAAGTTTTGTTATAATTAGCCAGTGGAAAACCCTTAAAATTCCAATTAGCTTTTGCCACTACCCTTCGTAAAAGATATTTGCTGTAAATTAGTCGTGGCAGCAAATAGCTAGAAACATACGCTCAGGCAGCACTATTAAGTAACGACCTCTGTTGTTCTAGCTGTGACACTGTAATTTCGTATTCTCTTCATTGTTTGAACAGCCTGTAGTAATTGGAAAGTTGTGCGTGAAATTTGCAAGTATGTTGCTTTGTAGAATTGATGGTAAGACCACACTAACTCGCCCTTCTCATCTGTTTTGCAGTTGAACATCACCTGTCCGGTAACCGGTGGCGAAATGCAGTGGTACGCGAAGATTTCCCTCGTGCGAGAGACGAACAGCGCCGTGAACAGGAGCTGGCAGAAGAAATGCGGCGGCGTCAGGCTTTGGAACAGTGAGTGATTACATGTATACAGTGTTGGCAGTGTGTTAAATTTGACTGCAGTTTCTGGGTGAAAACTGCTGCGGTAACACAATTGTAATTTTTCCTCTGTTTTCACAAATGTTTCGGGCCCAGCGTCTTGTGAACTTAGGGTGACATATTTCAAAGAGTATATCAAGTGGTGACAAGTTAGGCAAAGTAATAAAATTTGAGAGTGGTGCTGTTGAAATATATCTGGGAACTTCTTTTTGTATTAGAGAGCTTCTGTGGAAAAGTCATCAGGTGTGAAACTGTGTGGGAAAGGTAGttcatactgggtggttataattaaactgtagATGGTTAAGGAGGTAGTGGTGTGCTGTGATTATTATGACAGTGACACTTGTTAGATAGGCTTGTGCATCAATGTGCAGCTGATCTAGGCTGTCAAATTTCAGCCACGAGGCACAGGTGTGGTGCCTACagcattttgtaaacatctctggtgcttgtattgaacaaattgtgtaagtggctgTTAATAATAAACTAGACATTATACATTTCATATTTGCTTCAAGTTTGCTGCCCCTGTCCTGATCCTAATTATTACAAATGGAAACATTCCTGTATCTTCTTGCATTCAGTGCCAGatatgcacctgatggccaaaattggaagcagttttttTTCTTCAGCATAAATCTGTTTTACATTAACACTTGAGATATGTGTGAAGTTccactgccgtacgataattacagcctgcACTGGACCTgtgtgaatagctgcacttcaattataaccacttAGTATTGTAATTTGTTGGGGCgctcttgaaaatagatttgtggTAGGAAGTGAAAGCTAAGGATGAGCCTTGGGTGATGTCGCCATTGTGGACACAGCTCTGCTTTGTCTTCAGGCTAATTGATGGAGTGGcctaggtctctctctctctctctctctctctctctctctctctctctctctctctctctctctctctctctggagtaAGGGTTATAAAACGGATTTGATTGTGTataacagttttttctgaattcttcacgTCATTGGCTAGGTGGCTAAAATTACATATTTGGACTCCGCATCCCCCACCCGACCCCAAAATTTTGATTATGACAACACTGATCTGTAGTGCAACCCAAGGTCCAGGTTAGTCTGGAAGGTGACGATTTGATTGAGAGTTGGCAAATCCAAtaaatgtgaaagcagaaaatctGGTTGTGATAACCTGACTGGTAAGCGAACCTAATATTTACGTCAGCACCGTATAGAAAAATGAAATTCATTCTATAGAATCATTGTTACTCCTGGCAAATAAGTCgctttcaaattaaaatataaaatgacCTCCATTTATTTCAGTAttccaaaaattttgtaatttactcaCTCCTGTGAAGCCAAATATCTATTGGGCTGGGGGGCCAGTGAATTTCATAACTGGCAAAGCTAGCAAATGTAAATTGAAGAAAAATGTGTGTTCAGTCTTTCAGAATGAATTAAATCATCCTATGTACCATATGTGCCAGCACAGTGGCAGTTCTATGATATCCCATGTTGCTGAGCAGGTGCCCTTCTAGCTTGCATTTTTGTGGATCTGAAATGCTATGTTGATGGGTTTTAGTGTGTAAATTTGCAACAAAATATGCCCCTGTGGTGTAGCATCACGTGACATACAGATTCTAGTGGGATTTGTTGTATAGGACTGCTGAAGAATGTGACACATAAGTAACTGAATTCACTTATTTGTGGACATGCTTCCTAACAAAGTGAACCTTTCAATTTTTTAGGGAAGAGTATGACGCACGTGTCGCCGCAGAGCTTGCGGAGCGGATGGAGCGGGAGGAGGCAGCAAAGCGAGCTGCCCTGGAGACGCAAGACCAGCATGTTGCTTGGCGGCTACAGGTCAGTAATCGGTAAACTACTTAAATGAATTTTTACGGAAGCATACCTCTTAAGTTCTAATTAGCTACAGATACAGCAAATCTATATACACACAAATCTGTCAGACAAACTTGAAAAACGGGTTTGGCTGTGTAGTTGTCTATAAAATGGGGGTAGCTTGCATAGGTATTTAAAGAATCTCAAATTTTTGTGCATAGTGGTGCATAACCATGAAGCTTCCATGTGATGAGAGAGTTTTAGGAAagatttttaaaatgttaataTCAACAGTGTGTTACTGAAACCTATGAAAAATTGTGTACTAAATTTAATCAATTCTCTTCAGCCCTCTTGGTTGGAGGATTATGCTATCTTCTGTGaggtaattaaaaatgttttgccatGCATGGATACACACTGCAAGTGTCAGTCCACTTCACGCTTACGTttaatttcttcacttttccgcTATTGATGTAATGTGCAGTCCATCAGCACCTGCACGAAAAAGGTTGCTAATAAATTTGATTCTTTTTTGCTTTTAGAGGAAAGATCACTTGGATTGATTAAtgatttttgtatgttgataaatgtggcatcggagttaaattgcaAAATATTGCTGTTATTGCTATGAGATTCATGAGAAGCTGCAATTTTTTGGCAATAAGACACAGTTTTAAAGGTTGTGAAAATTATTAGGAGTGATAAAGATTGTTTACTGTAGTGTACATGGTGATGAccatcaaaccactgtagaaataacaccactcgtcagaatgacgtcaaattccaacggaatattatcggtgacagggaaaacgtatagcagaagaaaaatagtCACAAATTGTAGCAATTTAATAGTGGTAGACTAAAAATGACAAATGGATCGTACAACAATGCCAATGGTGtaagtttgacattaaaaaaactgtactactcagtgtgcatgcgtGTAccggtgtgatactgttagttaagtaagcccatccaccacggcaaggtcatatcacatcggacggGAAAAATGGGTTTTTAATGGTCCTGGGGCCTAACACTGTATACAAGGCATCAGTAAAAATCAAATCAGTttattcacgtgtgtgtgtgtgtgtgtgtgtgtgtgtgtgtgtgtcacaaaacGTATTAAAAATGCTGACCACCATAAATGCTGACCACCATTttcaacaagttgaaattgagaaaaggcgtgttccacaactgatcgcaGTGTTTcctgggtcacgttcagaatgtgttgcacattgcgtgccttcaatgcagcaaaATGGGtgtttcagcagctgcttaactggatttgcaatgttcagAGGTGTGCTATCTTGATGCcattttgaccagtggtgttacttccacagcattttgaaagtttctgtAATCACCTTGTACTTAGACATAACTATATTACACGCATGGTTAAGGTGAATTCTTTGCTGTTGACTAGCTGTGAAATACTGAAGCAATTAAAGGTTAAATGTGGTGATATTTACCCATGTTCAAACAGTTACCTTCTAAAGTTTAGTTGGAGAGTGATTAACCCTTTGTGAATTTAGCTTTGGCTTTGAGATACTGAATTAGGCAAATTTTCCAAGCATGTACTATAGGGAAAATATCATGATCATCTAGTTTATCATGACtgcccgtggtggtggtggtggtggtggtggtggtggtggtggtggtttttcttcttcttcttcacccttACTAGTAAACCTTATCTGGTAGTGCACATATCTGCTGAAACAgcataaatta containing:
- the LOC124719916 gene encoding uncharacterized protein LOC124719916 isoform X2; this translates as MLCCTGKTAAKLPARCGAEPEVRGIVPSRVQTVSRTFAAAELPRSSLPGRGSVRSESVRSGHAAGGRALSVTAGKPQGRASVVGGVAHAQSGGKRGVGAGTPSEGSARPQISAGGRDCKALSAPDPLGSRVATAPGLFEGCSTASSLPSWSPRGSPTPDFIPASWFSGADSLRKRVLTKRAAAALSRPRTVSVERWASATLPQHRAGERPKRTRSQPARQGQSAAGGSALRPCAISGLCAKCGSPVLASSRVVQRGGHVGRFGDCSGEPASAGRQRRPLWREVRRLRKALEALDIWAGGTRTVEHHLSGNRWRNAVVREDFPRARDEQRREQELAEEMRRRQALEQEEYDARVAAELAERMEREEAAKRAALETQDQHVAWRLQEREKQRLGPPHSPTPPLQLLQPVLDPDPNCVGLPPPPDELSARMRVLRIQGAGRAENPMPRSPKGLPRSTENLADVDAIEDYVEDEEPGDTDALDEEEARRIQEEKDAELARMLQEREAAEADPRRHLSDLDRDRLMAIEAQDRELARLLQERERAKARRAKERARQRAALKRQQQLAAEADAILPAPPTPLSPSPPPVPAVRPTDLDVSPVYRHPGTRSDSG
- the LOC124719916 gene encoding uncharacterized protein LOC124719916 isoform X1; this encodes MLCCTGKTAAKLPARCGAEPEVRGIVPSRVQTVSRTFAAAELPRSSLPGRGSVRSESVRSGHAAGGRALSVTAGKPQGRASVVGGVAHAQSGGKRGVGAGTPSEGSARPQISAGGRDCKALSAPDPLGSRVATAPGLFEGCSTASSLPSWSPRGSPTPDFIPASWFSGADSLRKRVLTKRAAAALSRPRTVSVERWASATLPQHRAGERPKRTRSQPARQGQSAAGGSALRPCAISGLCAKCGSPVLASSRVVQRGGHVGRFGDCSGEPASAGRQRRPLWREVRRLRKALEALDIWAGGTRTVEHHLSGNRWRNAVVREDFPRARDEQRREQELAEEMRRRQALEQEEYDARVAAELAERMEREEAAKRAALETQDQHVAWRLQEREKQRLGPPHSPTPPLQLLQPVLDPDPNCVGLPPPPDELSARMRVLRIQGAGRAENPMPRSPKGLPRSTENLADVDAIEDYVEDEEPGDTDALDEEEARRIQEEKDAELARMLQEREAAEADPRRHLSDLDRDRLMAIEAQDRELARLLQERERAKARRAKERARQRAALKRQQQLAAEADAILPAPPTPLSPSPPPVPAVRPTDLDVSPVYRHPGTRSDSGLQAGYQYPAEEEEEPHGYRGSPNSMSPTNIAAAIDPTYRRGSAHSPSLIECVDLESPPSPALPYMPIQGQRRCPPQPDKRTSRKEQQAGKRDACRQQ